In the genome of Variovorax sp. PAMC26660, the window GCCGCCAGTTCGATGTGCGCCATGCCTTTGTCGACGACATCGGGCGCCACGAGCGTTTCAGCCAGGAAGCTCCGTATGTGTTTGCCGACCTGTCGAAGAACCTGATCGACACGCGCATCGAAGAGTTGCTGCTGACGCTGGCGCGCGAATGCGGCCTCGAAGCACACCGCGACGCGATGTTCGCGGGCGAGCACATCAACAACACCGAAGACCGCGCGGTGCTGCACACGCTGCTGCGCGCACCGGCCGATGCGCCCACCGGCCCGAAGACAGTGAATGAGCTGCGCGAAGTGCACGCCACGCTCGACGCCATGCTGGCCTACGCAGAGAAGGTGCGCGGCGATCACACGATCACCGACGTGGTCAACATCGGCATTGGCGGCTCCGACCTCGGCCCGCAGATGGCGGTGCTTGCGCTGGCCGAGTTCGCGGCACCGGGCAAGCGCTTTCATTTCGTCTCGAACGTCGACGGTCACGAGCTGGCCGGCGTGTTGCGCGACCTGGCACCGGAGCACACGCTGTTCCTGATCGCCTCGAAGACCTTCACCACGACCGAGACAATGACCAACGCGCTCTCGGCCAAGCGCTGGTACGAGCAGTCGGGCGGCACGGACATCGCGGGCCACTTCGCCGCGCTCACCACCAACGTCGAGGCCGCGAAGAAGTTCGGCATCGACACGACCTTCGGCTTCTGGGACTGGGTGGGTGGCCGCTATTCGCTGTGGTCGGCCATCGGCCTGCCGATTGCGCTGGCCATCGGCCCGGACGGTTTTCGCCGTCTGCTGGCGGGCGCGCATGCAATGGACGAGCACTTCCGCACCGCGCCGCTGGCGCAGAACCTGCCGGTGCGGCTGGGCCTGCTCGACGTCTGGTATCGCAATTTCCACAAGTTCACCAGCCGCAGCATCGCGCCGTACCACAGCGCGCTGAAGCGTGTGCCGGCCTATCTGCAGCAGCTGGAGATGGAAAGCAACGGCAAGCAGGTCGATGCCAGCGGCAAGCCCGTGGCATTCGGCACGTCGCCTGTGCTCTGGGGCGAGCCCGGCACCAACGGCCAGCACGCCTACTTCCAAATGCTGCACCAGGGCACGGACGTGATTCCGCTTGAATTCGTGGCGGTGCGCGATGCAGCGCACGACCTCGAAGGCCATCACCCCAAGCTGTTGGCGAATGCGCTCGCGCAGGCACAGGCGTTGATGGTGGGCAAGCTGGATGCCGGTGGGCACAAGAATTTTCCGGGCAACCGGCCGAGCACTTTCTTCGTGTTCGAGAAGTTGACGCCCGAAACGCTCGGCGCCTTCCTGGCGCTGTACGAGCACCGCGTGTTCACCAGCGGTGCGCTGTGGGGCATCAACAGCTTCGACCAGTGGGGAGTGGAACTGGGCAAGGTGCTGGCGCGCGATATCGAACCGCGCCTGGCTTCCGGCGACATCACGGGGCTTGATGCCTCGACGGCGGGGCTGCTGAAGCGCCTGAGTTCCTGAGGGTTCTTCGGGGCCTTTTTGTGTCTGTTCGGGGCGGGCTGGGCGCTGCTGTTCAGGGCATGGCTCACGCCGATACGGTGCTCTTTTTCGCGAATGTCCCTCGCTTCGCTCCTCCTTTATTTCGCGAAAAAGAGCCCCGTATCGGCGTGAGCGGTCAGAGCGGTCGTTGATCGGCTGCACACCAGCAGCGTGCCCAGGTGCGAATGACACCGGGTGCTCCCCGTAGCGAAATAAAGGAGGAGCGAAGCGGGGGACATTCGCGGAGGGGAGCACCCGGTGTCATTCGCACGTATCCCGAATGAACCCACAGCGCATCCCACCGTACAGCTCACCCCAGAGATCGTGAACTGATTTTCAGAACGTAGTAGCCGTCTCGGCAGGCGCCCGCACCGGCGCGCCACTTGCCATGCGCACACACAGGTCGAAGGCCTGCTGGAGCCCTTCGATCTGCGCCATGCCCTTGCCAGCGATGTCGAAGGCGCTGCCGCTGGCCGAGGTGGCCACCGGCACCGGCAGTCCGCCGTGCAACGTCACACCCTGCTCGAAGCCCATGAGCTTCATCGCGATCTGGCCCTGGTCGTGGTACATCGACACCACCGCATCCACGTCGCCGCGCCGCGCACCGATGAACACCGTGTCGGGCGAGAACGGGCCACGCGCATCGAAGCCTTCGGCGCGCAACTGCTCGATGGCCGGCGCGATGATCTCGATTTCCTCCATGCCGATGGAACCCCCGTCGCCCGCATGCGGGTTGAGCCCCGTCACCGCGATGCGCGGCTGCGCCACGCCCGAGCGGCGCAGCGCGGAAGCGATGATCTTCACTGCGTCGCGCACACCCTGCACGGTGATGTGGCTCGCCACATCCTTCAGCGGAATGTGCGAGGTCACGCGCGAAGTCCACAGCGAGCCCGTGAGGTTGAACTCGCAAACGAAGCTGGTAACGGCAAAGCGCTCCTGCATGTAGCGCAACTCGTCCTCGTGCGTGAGGCCGCCCAGGCGCAGCGAATGCTTGTTGAGTGGCGCGAAGAGAATCGCTTCGGCCTGCCCGCGCCGCACGGTGGCCGTCGCCAGTTCCAGTGCCTCGAAAGACGCGCGGCCCGACTGCTCGTTCGACTCGCCGAGCACCGGCTCCTGCCCCTGCATCCAGTCGCAGGTGAGCAGGGTGGGGCGGCCATCTTCGAATCGCAGGGCGTCAAGGTGCTCGACGTGCAGCACGTCGAGCTTCGTCCCCGCCACGCGCTCGCCTGCGGCCAGCACGACCGGATCGGCAATCAGCAGCACGCGCGCGGTGTCGAGGTTGCGCTGGCGCGCCAGCAGCTTCACGGCCATTTCAGGGCCGACGCCGCTGGGGTCGCCGAGCAGCACGATGATGCGGGGTTTGGCGGAGATCACGCTCGGGGTTTTCGTTGGGGTGGGCATGTCGGTCGGATGCGGTTAAGGAAGAGA includes:
- a CDS encoding 4-hydroxythreonine-4-phosphate dehydrogenase PdxA; this encodes MPTPTKTPSVISAKPRIIVLLGDPSGVGPEMAVKLLARQRNLDTARVLLIADPVVLAAGERVAGTKLDVLHVEHLDALRFEDGRPTLLTCDWMQGQEPVLGESNEQSGRASFEALELATATVRRGQAEAILFAPLNKHSLRLGGLTHEDELRYMQERFAVTSFVCEFNLTGSLWTSRVTSHIPLKDVASHITVQGVRDAVKIIASALRRSGVAQPRIAVTGLNPHAGDGGSIGMEEIEIIAPAIEQLRAEGFDARGPFSPDTVFIGARRGDVDAVVSMYHDQGQIAMKLMGFEQGVTLHGGLPVPVATSASGSAFDIAGKGMAQIEGLQQAFDLCVRMASGAPVRAPAETATTF
- the pgi gene encoding glucose-6-phosphate isomerase, which gives rise to MAMTLRCDRAPAWAQLQAYFETAGRQFDVRHAFVDDIGRHERFSQEAPYVFADLSKNLIDTRIEELLLTLARECGLEAHRDAMFAGEHINNTEDRAVLHTLLRAPADAPTGPKTVNELREVHATLDAMLAYAEKVRGDHTITDVVNIGIGGSDLGPQMAVLALAEFAAPGKRFHFVSNVDGHELAGVLRDLAPEHTLFLIASKTFTTTETMTNALSAKRWYEQSGGTDIAGHFAALTTNVEAAKKFGIDTTFGFWDWVGGRYSLWSAIGLPIALAIGPDGFRRLLAGAHAMDEHFRTAPLAQNLPVRLGLLDVWYRNFHKFTSRSIAPYHSALKRVPAYLQQLEMESNGKQVDASGKPVAFGTSPVLWGEPGTNGQHAYFQMLHQGTDVIPLEFVAVRDAAHDLEGHHPKLLANALAQAQALMVGKLDAGGHKNFPGNRPSTFFVFEKLTPETLGAFLALYEHRVFTSGALWGINSFDQWGVELGKVLARDIEPRLASGDITGLDASTAGLLKRLSS